From a single Patescibacteria group bacterium genomic region:
- a CDS encoding trypsin-like peptidase domain-containing protein — protein sequence MLSIIIPALNEEDYLPLLLAEIKRQDFDDYEIIVADADSEDDTLRVAKAFGCKTTQGGLPAKGRNEGAKIALGDLLLFIDADAVFLPENFLKNLVEKFQRRNLDIASFQIYPKGNIIDRIFYAFYNLWAWLSQRFLAHATNVILVKKEIHELVGGFDETIKFAEDHEYVRRIKKQAQFGFINLKPVLVSARRFEKDGRIVTYLRYGLAAIWMFFLGPIKSNIFNYKFGYSLKSKADLLYNISDMYKLPKYKLPKIKFPSISLPKLKSGRMKLLESAKTKDFKTNTAWFLVIVIVVSSFFGFLAGAISGSYFYLEIKEFFSGINIEIQAPKTNEEESPLFTFQEQAVVNVVNKVSPSVVSIVITKDLPVYEKYYVSPFDEFFFDPFFDFKVPQYRQKGTEKKEIGGGTGFIVSEDGMILTNKHVVLDDEADYTVILSDGRQLQADILAKDPLQDLAILKISQIKTITDNGEVSFELFPKVELGDSDQIQIGQTAIAIGYVLGRYQNAVSVGVISGLGRTISASGGDFYEILEDVIQTDTAINKGNSGGPLLNTRGQVIGINTAIDLEGQSIGFAIPVNKVKKDIEQVKTIGRIVYPFLGVRYVIINKDIQRENDLEVDYGAWVAKGSQGEAAVFPGSAADNIGIKENDIVLEFNGEKINVENTLANIIIKYNPDDEVILKILSNGQEKEISVVLGERSE from the coding sequence ATGTTAAGTATCATTATTCCAGCTTTAAACGAAGAAGATTATCTTCCTTTGCTTCTTGCAGAAATAAAAAGGCAGGATTTTGACGACTATGAAATAATTGTTGCTGATGCTGATTCAGAAGATGACACATTAAGAGTTGCTAAAGCTTTTGGTTGTAAAACTACTCAAGGCGGTTTGCCTGCAAAAGGAAGGAATGAAGGTGCTAAAATTGCTTTAGGGGATTTGTTGTTATTTATTGATGCTGATGCTGTTTTTCTGCCTGAGAATTTTTTAAAAAACCTTGTTGAAAAATTTCAAAGAAGAAATTTGGACATAGCTAGTTTTCAAATTTATCCGAAAGGAAACATTATAGACAGGATTTTCTATGCTTTTTACAATTTATGGGCATGGTTAAGCCAGAGATTTTTAGCTCATGCTACAAATGTTATTTTAGTTAAAAAAGAGATTCATGAACTTGTTGGTGGATTTGATGAAACAATAAAGTTTGCTGAAGATCATGAGTATGTAAGACGTATAAAGAAACAAGCCCAATTTGGTTTTATTAATTTGAAACCAGTTCTAGTATCAGCTCGAAGATTTGAAAAAGATGGAAGGATTGTAACTTATTTAAGATATGGTTTGGCAGCTATTTGGATGTTTTTTTTAGGCCCAATAAAATCAAATATTTTTAATTACAAGTTTGGCTATTCATTGAAAAGTAAAGCTGATTTATTGTATAATATTTCTGACATGTATAAACTTCCAAAATATAAATTACCAAAAATTAAATTTCCCTCAATTAGCTTGCCTAAATTAAAATCAGGCAGAATGAAACTTTTAGAGTCAGCAAAAACTAAAGACTTTAAAACAAATACCGCTTGGTTTTTAGTCATAGTTATTGTTGTTTCCTCTTTTTTCGGTTTTTTAGCTGGAGCAATTTCTGGCAGTTATTTTTATTTGGAAATCAAAGAGTTTTTCTCAGGCATTAATATTGAAATTCAGGCCCCTAAAACAAATGAAGAAGAATCACCTCTTTTCACTTTTCAAGAGCAAGCGGTTGTAAATGTTGTCAATAAGGTTTCACCTTCGGTGGTAAGTATTGTTATTACCAAAGACCTACCAGTTTATGAAAAATACTATGTATCTCCATTTGATGAGTTTTTCTTTGACCCATTTTTTGATTTTAAAGTTCCTCAATACAGGCAGAAAGGAACTGAGAAAAAAGAAATAGGTGGAGGAACAGGTTTTATTGTTTCAGAAGATGGAATGATTCTAACAAACAAGCATGTTGTTTTAGATGATGAAGCAGATTACACAGTTATTCTTTCAGATGGCAGACAGCTTCAGGCTGATATTTTAGCAAAAGATCCCTTGCAAGATTTGGCAATTCTTAAGATTTCTCAAATTAAAACAATTACAGATAATGGAGAAGTAAGTTTTGAGCTTTTTCCTAAAGTAGAGCTTGGTGATTCAGATCAGATCCAGATTGGTCAAACTGCTATTGCTATTGGTTATGTTCTAGGAAGGTATCAGAATGCAGTTTCAGTTGGAGTTATATCGGGGCTGGGCAGAACAATTTCAGCCTCAGGAGGAGATTTTTACGAAATATTAGAAGATGTAATTCAGACTGATACTGCTATTAATAAAGGTAATTCTGGAGGTCCTCTCTTAAATACTAGAGGTCAGGTTATAGGGATAAATACTGCTATTGATCTTGAAGGCCAAAGCATTGGTTTTGCTATTCCTGTTAACAAGGTGAAAAAAGATATTGAACAAGTTAAAACAATCGGCAGGATCGTTTATCCATTTTTAGGAGTAAGGTATGTAATTATTAACAAAGATATTCAAAGAGAAAATGATTTGGAGGTTGACTATGGTGCTTGGGTTGCTAAAGGAAGCCAGGGAGAAGCAGCGGTTTTTCCAGGTTCAGCTGCAGATAATATTGGCATAAAAGAAAATGATATCGTTTTAGAGTTCAACGGGGAAAAAATTAATGTTGAAAATACTTTGGCAAATATAATAATAAAGTATAATCCTGACGATGAAGTAATTTTAAAGATTTTAAGCAATGGTCAGGAAAAAGAAATAAGTGTTGTATTGGGAGAAAGAAGTGAATAA